A single genomic interval of Saccharothrix saharensis harbors:
- the galT gene encoding galactose-1-phosphate uridylyltransferase: MRRTAGKLADGREIIYFDDTPDAPPRHAVDTRDLPRTQPLSEVRRDPLTGEWVAMAAHRQTRTYKPPADLCPLCPSTPGKPTEVPESSYDVVVFENRFPSFAQGVPELPSTVDGMPMVPRAAGVGRCEVMCFTSDHDTSFGSLPVSRVRTVVDAWADRTAALNATPGVEQVFPFENRGEEIGVTLSHPHGQMYGYPFVTPKTERMLAVAADYQASHGRPLMGDILAAERAAGTRVIAKGEHWTAFVPAAARWPVEVHLVPHRQVPDLPALTDAERDDFAALYLTVLHRLDALYDRPLPYIAAWHQAPVRTGRDLAWLHLEVFSVLRTADKLKYLAGSESGMGVWVNDATPEQIAERLRGGNFGSTHK, translated from the coding sequence GTGAGGCGCACGGCCGGGAAGCTCGCCGATGGTCGCGAGATCATCTACTTCGACGACACCCCGGACGCGCCGCCGCGGCACGCGGTCGACACCCGCGACCTGCCGCGCACCCAGCCGCTGTCGGAGGTGCGGCGCGACCCGCTGACGGGCGAGTGGGTCGCGATGGCCGCGCACCGGCAGACCCGGACGTACAAGCCGCCTGCGGACCTGTGCCCGCTGTGCCCGTCGACGCCGGGCAAGCCGACCGAGGTCCCCGAGTCGAGCTACGACGTGGTGGTGTTCGAGAACCGGTTCCCGTCGTTCGCGCAGGGCGTGCCCGAACTGCCGTCCACTGTGGACGGGATGCCGATGGTGCCGCGGGCGGCGGGGGTGGGCCGGTGCGAGGTCATGTGCTTCACCTCCGACCACGACACGTCGTTCGGGTCGCTGCCGGTGTCGCGGGTGCGCACGGTCGTGGACGCGTGGGCGGACCGCACGGCCGCGCTGAACGCGACCCCGGGCGTCGAGCAGGTCTTCCCGTTCGAGAACCGGGGCGAAGAGATCGGCGTGACGCTGTCGCACCCGCACGGCCAGATGTACGGCTACCCCTTCGTGACCCCGAAGACGGAGCGGATGCTCGCCGTCGCGGCGGACTACCAGGCGTCACACGGTCGTCCACTGATGGGTGACATCTTGGCCGCCGAACGTGCGGCCGGCACCCGAGTCATCGCGAAGGGCGAGCACTGGACGGCGTTCGTGCCCGCCGCGGCCCGCTGGCCGGTCGAGGTGCACCTGGTCCCGCACCGGCAGGTGCCGGACCTGCCCGCGCTGACCGACGCCGAGCGGGACGACTTCGCGGCCCTCTACCTGACCGTGCTGCACCGCTTGGACGCCCTCTACGACCGGCCGCTGCCCTACATCGCGGCCTGGCACCAGGCACCCGTGCGCACCGGTCGTGACCTGGCGTGGCTGCACCTGGAGGTGTTCTCGGTGCTGCGCACCGCGGACAAGCTCAAGTACCTGGCCGGGTCCGAGTCGGGCATGGGCGTCTGGGTGAACGACGCGACGCCGGAGCAGATCGCCGAGCGGCTGCGCGGGGGAAACTTCGGGTCGACTCACAAGTGA
- a CDS encoding carbohydrate ABC transporter permease — MRFAVRPARVALHVFLVLTCLTTLAPLLWALYASLRTYDDTARNGYFSVAESLTFDNFTAAWTQADLPHYYLNTLLVTLPALVLVLLLSSMVAYGVSRYSFRFNVALLVLFTAGNLLPQQVIVTPLYRLYLLTPLPSWLSDSGVLLDSQLGLVLIHVAFQSGFCVFVLSNYMKTIPHELGEAARVDGAGVFRQYWQVILPLCRPALAALATLEFTWIYNDFLWALVLIQTGDKMPITSALQNLKGTFFVDNNLVAAGSLLVALPTLVVFFTLQRQFIGGLTLGSTKG, encoded by the coding sequence GTGAGGTTCGCTGTCCGGCCGGCGCGCGTCGCCCTGCACGTCTTCCTGGTCCTCACGTGCCTGACGACCCTCGCGCCGCTGCTGTGGGCCCTGTACGCGTCGCTGCGGACGTACGACGACACCGCGCGCAACGGGTACTTCTCCGTCGCCGAGAGCCTGACGTTCGACAACTTCACGGCCGCGTGGACGCAGGCGGACCTGCCGCACTACTACCTCAACACGCTGCTCGTGACGCTGCCCGCGCTCGTGCTCGTGCTGCTGCTGAGCTCGATGGTGGCGTACGGCGTGTCGCGGTACAGCTTCCGGTTCAACGTGGCGCTGCTGGTGCTGTTCACGGCGGGGAACCTGCTGCCGCAGCAGGTGATCGTGACGCCGCTGTACCGGCTGTACCTGCTCACCCCGCTGCCGTCGTGGTTGAGCGACAGCGGGGTGCTGCTGGACTCGCAGCTCGGGCTGGTGCTGATCCACGTGGCGTTCCAGTCCGGGTTCTGCGTGTTCGTGCTGAGCAACTACATGAAGACGATCCCGCACGAGCTCGGCGAGGCCGCGCGCGTCGACGGCGCCGGCGTGTTCCGGCAGTACTGGCAGGTGATCCTGCCCCTGTGCCGCCCGGCGCTGGCGGCCCTGGCGACGTTGGAGTTCACGTGGATCTACAACGACTTCCTGTGGGCGCTCGTGCTGATCCAGACCGGTGACAAGATGCCGATCACGTCCGCCCTGCAGAACTTGAAGGGCACGTTCTTCGTGGACAACAACCTGGTGGCCGCGGGCTCCCTGCTCGTCGCCCTGCCGACCCTGGTCGTGTTCTTCACCCTGCAACGCCAGTTCATCGGCGGCCTGACCCTCGGTTCCACCAAGGGTTAG
- a CDS encoding DeoR/GlpR family DNA-binding transcription regulator, with amino-acid sequence MLARQRQAVILEEVRRTGAVRVSDLVVRLGVSDMTVRRDLDVLAARGLVEKVYGGATSVVGRSTDEPGFEAKSVRQLPEKEAIAAFAAGLVRPGTAIGLSAGTTTWTLARFLDDIPDLTVVTNSIRVADVLQQSGRTDRTVVLTGGVRTPSDALVGPVAVQALRSLHLDVVFLGVHGMAERSGFTTPNLNESETDRALVDAAGRVVVVADHTKWGTVGISTIAALDEAHVLVTDERLPEAARAVLGEQVGELVLAHVPGRGEELA; translated from the coding sequence GTGCTGGCGCGTCAGCGACAAGCGGTGATCCTGGAGGAGGTCCGGCGCACCGGCGCGGTCCGGGTGAGCGACCTGGTCGTCCGGCTGGGCGTCTCGGACATGACCGTGCGCCGCGACCTGGACGTGCTGGCCGCCCGCGGCCTGGTGGAGAAGGTGTACGGCGGCGCCACGTCCGTGGTCGGCCGCAGCACCGACGAGCCGGGCTTCGAGGCCAAGTCGGTGCGCCAGCTACCGGAGAAGGAGGCCATCGCCGCGTTCGCCGCGGGCCTGGTGCGCCCCGGCACGGCGATCGGCCTGTCCGCCGGCACCACCACGTGGACGCTGGCCCGGTTCCTGGACGACATCCCCGACCTGACCGTGGTGACCAACTCGATCCGGGTCGCCGACGTGCTCCAGCAGAGCGGGCGCACCGACCGCACGGTGGTGCTGACGGGTGGCGTGCGGACGCCGTCGGACGCGCTGGTCGGGCCGGTGGCCGTGCAGGCGCTGCGGTCGCTGCACCTGGACGTGGTGTTCCTCGGCGTGCACGGCATGGCCGAGCGCTCCGGCTTCACCACGCCCAACCTGAACGAGAGCGAGACCGACCGCGCGCTGGTCGACGCGGCCGGGCGGGTCGTCGTGGTCGCCGACCACACCAAGTGGGGCACGGTCGGCATCTCCACCATCGCCGCGCTGGACGAGGCGCACGTGCTGGTGACCGACGAAAGGCTGCCGGAGGCCGCGCGCGCGGTGCTCGGCGAGCAGGTGGGCGAACTGGTCCTGGCGCACGTGCCGGGACGCGGAGAGGAACTGGCGTGA
- a CDS encoding ABC transporter substrate-binding protein, with protein sequence MTRFSASPHPLLGRRALLKAIVAGAGVAAVPGLAACGSDGGGAATDAVSFGNNQSDQVPKDAITAVLKAFEGESGLKVAINTKQHEQYQEQINNYLQGKPDDVLSWFAGYRMRFFAEKGLTGDLSEVWSKVSGGYEPALKEASTASDGKQYLIPFVQYPWGVFYRKSVWRQRGYEQPKTLDELVALSTRMQADGLVPIAFAQKQGWPGMGTFDQLNFRINGYRFHVDLMAGKEDWQGPKVREVFDTWKRLLPFHQENALGREWQEAAQALQQGKAGMYLLGSFVAQQFKGPDLDDLDFFPYPEINPEHGQDTVEAPIDGFMMSRKPGNPEGARKLLEYLSTPAAQLAYLKADPSQIPTSSKADTSGYTPLQKKSAQVIKDAAHVTQFLDRDTDPRFASDAATNGLNAFLQNPDDLDSILKGMADQAKTIFSE encoded by the coding sequence ATGACGAGGTTCTCCGCCAGCCCCCACCCCCTGCTGGGCCGCCGTGCCCTGCTGAAGGCGATCGTCGCGGGTGCGGGCGTCGCCGCCGTGCCCGGCCTCGCCGCGTGCGGCTCCGACGGCGGGGGCGCCGCCACCGACGCGGTGTCGTTCGGCAACAACCAGTCCGACCAGGTGCCGAAGGACGCGATCACCGCCGTGCTGAAGGCGTTCGAGGGCGAGTCGGGCCTCAAGGTCGCCATCAACACCAAGCAGCACGAGCAGTACCAGGAGCAGATCAACAACTACCTCCAGGGCAAGCCGGACGACGTGCTGTCCTGGTTCGCGGGCTACCGCATGCGGTTCTTCGCCGAGAAGGGCCTGACCGGCGACCTCAGCGAGGTGTGGTCCAAGGTCTCCGGGGGCTACGAGCCCGCGCTGAAGGAGGCGTCCACCGCCTCGGACGGCAAGCAGTACCTGATCCCGTTCGTGCAGTACCCGTGGGGCGTGTTCTACCGCAAGAGCGTCTGGCGGCAACGAGGGTACGAACAGCCGAAGACGCTGGACGAGCTCGTCGCGCTGTCCACGAGGATGCAGGCCGACGGCCTCGTGCCCATCGCGTTCGCGCAGAAGCAGGGCTGGCCCGGCATGGGCACGTTCGACCAGCTCAACTTCCGCATCAACGGCTACCGGTTCCACGTCGACCTGATGGCCGGCAAGGAGGACTGGCAGGGGCCGAAGGTGCGGGAGGTGTTCGACACCTGGAAGCGGCTGCTGCCGTTCCACCAGGAGAACGCGCTGGGCCGCGAGTGGCAGGAGGCCGCTCAGGCGTTGCAGCAGGGCAAGGCGGGCATGTACCTGCTCGGCTCGTTCGTGGCCCAGCAGTTCAAGGGCCCCGACCTGGACGACCTGGACTTCTTCCCGTACCCCGAGATCAACCCCGAGCACGGGCAGGACACCGTGGAAGCGCCGATCGACGGCTTCATGATGTCCCGCAAACCCGGCAACCCCGAAGGCGCGCGCAAGCTGCTGGAGTACCTGTCCACGCCCGCCGCGCAGCTGGCCTACCTCAAGGCCGACCCGAGCCAGATCCCCACGTCCAGCAAGGCCGACACGTCCGGCTACACCCCGTTGCAGAAGAAGTCGGCCCAGGTCATCAAGGACGCGGCGCACGTCACGCAGTTCCTCGACCGCGACACCGACCCGCGCTTCGCCAGCGACGCGGCGACCAACGGGCTCAACGCGTTCCTCCAGAACCCCGACGACCTCGACTCGATCCTCAAGGGCATGGCCGACCAGGCGAAGACGATCTTCTCGGAGTGA
- a CDS encoding carbohydrate ABC transporter permease produces MTALESPAKPAGTSAPSPTSRRGRRRRATALAPRDKLVLGLMLGVPSLLHLALVWVPALGSVGLSFSSWDGIGGFADIEWVGFRNYVDIFTRYPRFWPALQHNLIWLLFLLVVPTVAGLLLAVLLDRQLRFGRIYQSALYLPMVLSLALVGFIWQLIYQPEHGLLNNVLGTASTDPVNWLGDPDINLYAVLVAAGWRHTGYVMLLYLAGLKSVDPALKEAAALDGANAWQTFFRVTFPVLRPVNVVVLVVTVIEGLRAFDIVYVINKGRNGLELLSVLVTDNIIGESSRIGWGSALAVVLLLISLGFIVTYLFQVFREEERT; encoded by the coding sequence GTGACCGCCTTGGAATCCCCCGCGAAGCCCGCCGGGACGTCGGCCCCCTCCCCGACGTCCCGGCGCGGCAGGCGCCGCCGCGCCACCGCGCTCGCCCCGCGCGACAAGCTCGTGCTCGGGCTGATGCTCGGCGTCCCGTCGCTGCTGCACCTCGCGCTGGTGTGGGTGCCCGCGCTCGGCTCGGTCGGGCTGTCGTTCAGCTCGTGGGACGGCATCGGCGGGTTCGCCGACATCGAGTGGGTCGGCTTCCGGAACTACGTCGACATCTTCACCCGGTACCCGCGGTTCTGGCCCGCGCTCCAGCACAACCTGATCTGGCTGCTGTTCCTGCTCGTCGTGCCGACCGTCGCCGGGCTGCTGCTGGCCGTGCTGCTGGACCGGCAACTGCGGTTCGGGCGGATCTACCAGAGCGCGCTGTACCTGCCGATGGTGCTGTCGCTGGCGTTGGTCGGGTTCATCTGGCAGCTCATCTACCAGCCCGAGCACGGGCTGCTGAACAACGTGCTCGGCACGGCGTCGACCGACCCGGTGAACTGGCTGGGCGACCCCGACATCAACCTGTACGCGGTGCTGGTGGCGGCCGGGTGGCGGCACACCGGGTACGTGATGCTGCTGTACCTGGCCGGGCTGAAGTCGGTGGACCCGGCGTTGAAGGAAGCCGCCGCGCTGGACGGCGCGAACGCGTGGCAGACGTTCTTCCGGGTCACGTTCCCGGTGCTCAGGCCGGTGAACGTGGTGGTGCTCGTGGTCACCGTGATCGAAGGCCTGCGGGCGTTCGACATCGTGTACGTGATCAACAAGGGGCGCAACGGGCTGGAGCTGCTGTCCGTGCTCGTGACCGACAACATCATCGGCGAGTCGAGCCGGATCGGGTGGGGGTCGGCGCTGGCCGTCGTCCTGCTGCTGATCTCGCTCGGGTTCATCGTCACCTACCTGTTCCAGGTGTTCCGCGAGGAGGAACGGACGTGA
- a CDS encoding trypsin-like peptidase domain-containing protein, with translation MTEDEQPKQPSQSQPPQPQSPWARGSAAGLGHDDAGLQQQGAGRPDTGAVQGGAGASGSTGAQRAWQGDAGHPEDVTGGSAAGADRPEAGPAGVPRGNTGRPADLYPDSVTTTAAASNSGSPAAHPSAAEPVPGSPEAHARSGRPDDFGSSAASQGAAGVPGTGQAGAVQGGTGPIGAGVAGAVQGGAGQTGTGGSGVVQGGAGTPGSGPGAWQGGFHRPEHTGPFGAPQTGAPDHPGSPPPHSPSGAAASGPYYAPPGSVAAPPRPAKGRGKVVAGVAALVLAVGGVAGGVGGYVGFQAAEEARPVTNALDQTPPAQQSSDAPAGSIEQVAQKVLPTVVQVQVSGGAGSGFTLSSDGLVLTNNHVVESAAAGGPIKVQLQDGRSFDARIVGRDPTSDLAVVKVEDVSGLPTAELGNSGDLRIGQQVVAVGSPFDLNGTVTSGIVSSLNRPVRAGGQQGGEDTVLNAIQTDAAINPGNSGGPLVNMRGQVVGINSAIYSPNSGQSAQGGSVGIGFAIPIDQARRTAKELSETGKANQTVLGVQVTNAPEGGALVRNVTGGGAAEAAGIKVGDVITEFGDRPIDTSDALVAAVRSRAPGDKVQLTVGRDRSVEVTLGSQPVEVR, from the coding sequence ATGACCGAAGACGAGCAGCCGAAGCAGCCCTCGCAGTCGCAGCCGCCTCAGCCGCAGAGCCCGTGGGCGCGGGGGAGCGCCGCCGGGCTGGGTCATGACGACGCCGGTCTCCAGCAGCAGGGTGCTGGTCGGCCGGACACCGGCGCCGTGCAGGGCGGCGCCGGTGCGTCGGGGTCCACCGGTGCGCAGCGCGCCTGGCAGGGGGACGCGGGGCACCCGGAGGACGTGACCGGCGGGTCGGCGGCAGGGGCCGACCGGCCGGAGGCGGGGCCGGCGGGTGTTCCGCGGGGGAACACCGGCCGCCCGGCCGACCTCTACCCGGACAGCGTGACGACCACCGCTGCCGCTTCGAACTCCGGCTCGCCGGCCGCTCACCCGAGCGCCGCCGAGCCCGTGCCCGGGTCGCCGGAGGCGCACGCGCGTTCCGGTCGCCCGGATGACTTCGGCTCGTCGGCCGCCTCGCAGGGTGCCGCCGGCGTGCCGGGAACCGGTCAGGCGGGTGCCGTGCAGGGCGGCACCGGTCCGATCGGGGCAGGTGTGGCCGGTGCTGTGCAGGGCGGCGCCGGCCAGACCGGAACCGGCGGTTCCGGCGTCGTGCAGGGCGGCGCCGGAACGCCGGGCTCCGGACCGGGAGCCTGGCAGGGAGGCTTCCACCGCCCGGAGCACACGGGTCCGTTCGGCGCTCCGCAGACCGGCGCCCCGGACCACCCCGGCTCGCCGCCGCCCCACTCCCCTTCCGGGGCGGCGGCGTCGGGCCCCTACTACGCGCCGCCCGGCTCCGTCGCCGCGCCACCGCGCCCCGCCAAGGGCCGCGGCAAGGTCGTCGCGGGCGTGGCCGCGCTGGTGCTCGCCGTGGGCGGCGTCGCGGGCGGTGTCGGCGGGTACGTCGGCTTCCAGGCCGCCGAGGAGGCCCGGCCCGTCACCAACGCCCTCGACCAGACCCCGCCCGCGCAGCAGAGCTCCGACGCGCCCGCGGGCTCGATCGAGCAGGTCGCCCAGAAGGTCCTGCCGACCGTGGTGCAGGTGCAGGTCAGCGGCGGTGCCGGGTCCGGGTTCACGCTCAGCTCCGACGGTCTCGTGCTCACCAACAACCACGTGGTCGAGAGCGCCGCCGCCGGCGGACCGATCAAGGTCCAGCTCCAGGACGGCCGCTCGTTCGACGCCCGCATCGTCGGCCGCGACCCCACGTCGGACCTGGCCGTGGTCAAGGTGGAGGACGTCTCCGGCCTGCCCACCGCCGAGCTCGGCAACTCCGGCGACCTGCGGATCGGCCAGCAGGTCGTGGCCGTCGGATCACCGTTCGACCTCAACGGCACGGTCACGTCCGGCATCGTCAGCTCGCTCAACCGCCCGGTCCGCGCCGGCGGCCAGCAGGGCGGCGAGGACACCGTGCTCAACGCCATCCAGACCGACGCCGCGATCAACCCCGGCAACTCGGGCGGCCCGCTGGTCAACATGCGCGGCCAGGTCGTCGGCATCAACTCGGCCATCTACAGCCCGAACTCCGGCCAGTCCGCGCAGGGCGGCTCGGTCGGCATCGGCTTCGCCATCCCGATCGACCAGGCCCGCCGCACGGCCAAGGAGCTGTCGGAGACCGGCAAGGCGAACCAGACCGTGCTCGGCGTCCAGGTCACCAACGCCCCCGAGGGCGGCGCGCTGGTCCGCAACGTCACCGGCGGCGGCGCGGCCGAGGCGGCCGGCATCAAGGTCGGTGACGTGATCACCGAGTTCGGCGACCGACCCATCGACACCTCCGACGCCCTCGTGGCCGCCGTCCGGTCCCGCGCGCCGGGCGACAAGGTGCAGCTCACCGTCGGCCGGGACCGCTCGGTCGAGGTGACGCTCGGCAGCCAACCCGTCGAGGTGCGCTAG
- a CDS encoding sensor histidine kinase: MIGAANGRLQRVSLRARVTLLAAFCVAGAVAVVSLGAYMTVSQNLHDQMDENLRQRAQAAVNAPKVNNDVTEIPGAFLAAGDIRIGVLDVSGQILYPKGTIAPPTQPADLDVARGSRLENIWTDLRTDFRVIAVPYGDGQAMLIAQSTKPLNVTLGKLSVVLFVISGMGVLVAAVAGTAVARTGLRPVQRLTEATERVAMTGDLRPIPVSGDDELALLSQRFNAMLGAVAESQERQRRLVADAGHELRTPLTSMRTNLELLLASERPDAPTLSDEDKAEINADVRAQLDELTTLIGDLVELAREDAPQVVHEPVDLVEVVERALDRAKRRASDVDFVVEVQPWSLLGDSSALERAVLNLLDNAVKFSPTGGVVRLSLKQLGDGSAVVEVADSGPGIADADLPHVFERFYRSSEARTLPGSGLGLAIVKQVAERHGGLAYVGRAPEGGAMFTLRLPGRPTPHP, encoded by the coding sequence GTGATCGGTGCCGCCAACGGGCGGCTCCAGCGGGTGTCGCTGCGGGCCCGGGTGACCCTGCTGGCCGCGTTCTGCGTGGCCGGGGCCGTCGCCGTCGTGTCGCTCGGCGCGTACATGACCGTGAGCCAGAACCTGCACGACCAGATGGACGAGAACCTGCGGCAGCGCGCCCAGGCCGCGGTGAACGCGCCGAAGGTCAACAACGACGTCACCGAGATCCCCGGCGCGTTCCTGGCGGCGGGTGACATCCGGATCGGCGTGCTGGACGTGAGCGGTCAGATCCTCTACCCGAAGGGCACGATCGCGCCGCCCACGCAGCCCGCCGACCTCGACGTGGCGCGCGGGTCGCGGCTGGAGAACATCTGGACCGACCTGCGCACCGACTTCCGGGTGATCGCGGTGCCGTACGGCGACGGGCAGGCGATGCTGATCGCCCAGTCCACCAAGCCGTTGAACGTGACGCTCGGCAAGCTGTCCGTGGTGCTGTTCGTGATCAGCGGGATGGGCGTGCTGGTCGCGGCGGTGGCGGGGACGGCGGTGGCGCGGACCGGGCTGCGGCCCGTTCAGCGGTTGACCGAGGCCACCGAGCGGGTCGCGATGACCGGTGACCTGCGGCCGATCCCGGTGTCGGGTGACGACGAGCTGGCGCTGTTGTCGCAGCGGTTCAACGCGATGCTGGGCGCGGTGGCGGAGTCGCAGGAGCGGCAGCGGCGGCTGGTCGCCGACGCCGGGCACGAGCTGCGCACGCCGTTGACGTCGATGCGGACGAACCTGGAGCTGCTGCTGGCGTCCGAGCGGCCGGACGCGCCGACGTTGTCCGACGAGGACAAGGCGGAGATCAACGCCGACGTGCGGGCGCAGCTGGACGAGCTGACCACGTTGATCGGGGACCTGGTGGAGCTGGCGCGCGAGGACGCGCCGCAGGTCGTGCACGAGCCGGTGGACCTGGTCGAGGTGGTGGAGCGCGCGCTGGACCGGGCCAAGCGGCGTGCGTCCGACGTGGACTTCGTCGTGGAGGTGCAGCCGTGGTCGTTGTTGGGTGATTCCAGCGCGTTGGAGCGGGCCGTGCTGAACCTGCTGGACAACGCGGTCAAGTTCAGCCCGACGGGCGGTGTCGTGCGGCTGTCGTTGAAGCAGTTGGGCGACGGCAGCGCGGTCGTCGAGGTCGCGGACTCGGGCCCCGGCATCGCCGACGCCGACCTGCCCCACGTCTTCGAGCGCTTCTACCGCTCGTCCGAAGCCCGCACCCTCCCCGGCTCCGGCCTCGGCCTGGCGATCGTCAAGCAGGTCGCCGAACGCCACGGCGGCCTGGCCTACGTGGGCCGCGCCCCCGAGGGCGGCGCCATGTTCACCCTCCGCCTCCCGGGCCGCCCCACCCCCCACCCGTGA
- a CDS encoding beta-galactosidase, giving the protein MTTWPTRVRGLAWGADYNPEQWPEDVWDDDVELMRRAGVNLVSVAIFSWALLEVEEGRYEFGWLDRVLDRLHAGGIRVDLATATAAPPPWLTTAYPEVLPETADGVRLSHGSRQSYCPSSPVYRAKAVALARALAERYRDHPAPAAWHVNNEYGCHVPRCYCDRCAVAFRAWLRARHGTLDALNEAWGTAFWSQHYTSWEQILPPRATPTSHNPGQLLDFDRFSSDALLELFKAERDVLREVTPDVPVTTNFMAAGFSGLDYWKWAAEVDFVSNDHYTRGEDAERHIDLAYSADLVRGLAGGRPWLLMEHSTSAVNWQPRNIAKLPGELRRNSYAHLARGADGTLFFQWRQSRAGSERYHSAMVPHAGPDTKVYREVERVGAEYGRLAELVGSTVAAEVAVVFDWESWWALSQPNHPTGDFAYPEHVFAHYRALWRAGVTVDFVPPGADLSGYRLVVVPALYAVDDATPYERYVEGGGHLLVTYLSGITDTRGHVRLGGYPGAFRELLGVRTEEFHPLGAGRAVALDDGSPVAVWTEHLHADGAKVLASYADGPLPGVPAVTRNERGDGVAWYVGCGLVGDGLDRLLRAALDQAGVAVGPGGDVEVVRRRGEVAGTAVSWLVAVNHGSGDAELPAAGVELLSGARAAGSVVVPAGGVVVLREEEV; this is encoded by the coding sequence ATGACGACTTGGCCCACCCGCGTGCGCGGCCTCGCCTGGGGCGCCGACTACAACCCCGAGCAGTGGCCGGAGGACGTGTGGGACGACGACGTCGAGCTCATGCGCCGGGCCGGCGTGAACCTGGTGAGCGTGGCGATCTTCTCGTGGGCCCTGCTGGAAGTGGAAGAGGGCCGGTACGAGTTCGGCTGGTTGGACCGCGTGCTGGACCGTTTGCACGCGGGCGGCATCCGGGTCGACCTGGCCACCGCGACCGCCGCGCCGCCGCCGTGGCTGACCACCGCGTACCCGGAGGTGCTGCCGGAGACCGCCGACGGCGTCCGCCTCTCGCACGGCTCGCGCCAGTCGTACTGCCCGAGCTCGCCGGTCTACCGGGCCAAGGCCGTGGCGCTGGCCCGCGCGCTGGCCGAGCGGTACCGCGACCACCCGGCGCCGGCCGCGTGGCACGTCAACAACGAGTACGGCTGCCACGTCCCCCGCTGCTACTGCGACCGGTGCGCGGTGGCGTTCCGGGCCTGGCTGCGCGCCCGCCACGGGACGCTGGACGCGCTGAACGAAGCCTGGGGCACGGCGTTCTGGAGCCAGCACTACACCTCGTGGGAGCAGATCCTGCCGCCGCGCGCCACGCCCACCTCGCACAACCCGGGCCAGCTGCTGGACTTCGACCGGTTCTCCTCCGACGCCCTGCTGGAGCTGTTCAAGGCCGAGCGGGACGTGCTGCGCGAGGTCACCCCGGACGTGCCGGTGACCACGAACTTCATGGCCGCCGGGTTCTCCGGGCTGGACTACTGGAAGTGGGCCGCCGAGGTCGACTTCGTCTCCAACGACCACTACACCCGCGGTGAGGACGCCGAGCGGCACATCGACCTGGCCTACTCCGCGGACCTGGTGCGCGGTTTGGCCGGCGGGCGGCCGTGGCTGCTGATGGAGCACTCCACGTCGGCGGTCAACTGGCAGCCGCGCAACATCGCCAAGCTGCCCGGCGAGCTGCGCCGCAACTCCTACGCGCACCTGGCCCGCGGCGCGGACGGCACGCTGTTCTTCCAGTGGCGGCAGTCGCGGGCGGGCTCGGAGCGCTACCACTCGGCGATGGTGCCGCACGCCGGCCCGGACACGAAGGTGTACCGCGAGGTCGAGCGGGTCGGTGCCGAGTACGGGCGGCTCGCCGAGCTCGTCGGCTCCACCGTGGCCGCCGAGGTCGCCGTCGTCTTCGACTGGGAGTCGTGGTGGGCGCTGTCCCAGCCCAACCACCCGACCGGCGACTTCGCCTACCCCGAGCACGTCTTCGCGCACTACCGGGCGTTGTGGCGGGCCGGGGTGACGGTCGACTTCGTGCCGCCCGGCGCGGACCTGTCCGGCTACCGGCTGGTCGTCGTGCCCGCGCTGTACGCGGTGGACGACGCGACGCCGTACGAGCGGTACGTGGAGGGTGGCGGCCACCTGCTGGTGACCTACCTGTCCGGCATCACGGACACGCGCGGCCACGTGCGCCTGGGCGGTTACCCCGGCGCGTTCCGCGAGCTGCTGGGCGTGCGCACGGAGGAGTTCCACCCGCTGGGGGCGGGGCGGGCCGTGGCGCTGGACGACGGTTCACCGGTCGCGGTCTGGACCGAGCACCTGCACGCCGACGGCGCGAAGGTGCTCGCCTCCTACGCCGACGGCCCGCTGCCCGGCGTGCCTGCGGTGACCCGCAACGAGCGCGGCGACGGCGTCGCCTGGTACGTGGGGTGCGGCCTCGTCGGCGACGGGCTGGACCGGCTGCTGCGCGCGGCGCTGGACCAGGCCGGGGTCGCGGTCGGGCCGGGCGGTGACGTCGAGGTGGTGCGCCGGCGCGGTGAGGTGGCCGGGACCGCCGTATCGTGGCTGGTCGCGGTCAACCACGGCAGTGGCGACGCCGAGCTGCCCGCGGCGGGGGTCGAGCTGCTGTCGGGCGCACGCGCGGCCGGCAGCGTGGTCGTGCCCGCCGGCGGCGTGGTCGTGCTCAGGGAAGAAGAGGTGTGA